One Corynebacterium matruchotii genomic window, CCGCGGTCCTCATCCCGTGGGCTATTGTCTTGGGTATTGTCGGCTGGATCATGCTCAAGGACGTGCCTATTAAGGCGAATTTCCGGCAACAAATCGACATCTTTGGCAATAAAAACACCTGGATTCTGACCATTATTTACCTCATGACCTTTGGTGCGTTTTCCGGGTTTGCCGCCCAGCTTGCCCTGCTGATTAACAATACTTTCGGTGTGGATTCCCCGTTCAAGGATGAGTACATTAATCTTCCCCGCGGCGCAGCCTACGCGTTCTTAGGCCCACTGATTTCGGCACTAGTTCGGGCCGCCTGGGGTCCATTATGTGACAAGTTTGGTGGGGCGATCTGGACGTTTATTTCCGGGGTGGGCATGACGGTCTTTACCGCCATTGCCGCACTGTTCCTCAAGCCGTCCGACCCGAATGAGTTCAACTGGTTCTTGGCCGCCATGCTCATCATGTTCTTCTTTACCGGCATAGGGAACGCGGGCACATTCAAGCAAATGCCCATGATTCTCCCCCGTCGACAAGCAGGCGGCGTGATCGGCTGGACCAGTGCGATCGCCGCTTTCGGCCCGTTCATTGTCGGCGTGCTGCTCTCTGCCATGGCCCCCACCACATTCTTCTGGGGTTGCGTCGTGTTCTTCGCCTTCGCTACCGCACTGACCTGGATTTATTACGCCCGGCCCGGTGCGCCATTCCCCGGTTAATCTCTGGTTATTTCAGCAAGCCACTTACAGCCCAGTGCTGGCCGGTTCCCGGCCGGCACGCTGACGATAACCAGCTTTTAACTTCATAGTCGTTATAACAGAAAGGTCAACGTACCGTGACAATGACTGACTCACCACGCACGGACAACGTCAATCCCTTATTTAAACTCGGTAGTTTTGTGCGCCGCGGCACCACCGGTAAGGAAGGTCAGCAGATTTTCCTTCAGGGTGGCCGGCAGGCGGATGTGTTTTACCGGGATCGTTGGGCGTTCGACAAAGTAGTGCGATCCACCCACGGCGTGAACTGCACCGGCTCGTGCTCCTGGAAGGTGTACGTCAAAGACGGCGTCATCACCTGGGAGTCACAGGCGGTGGATTACCCCACGACCGGCCCGGACATGCCCGATTATGAGCCCCGCGGCTGCCCCCGCGGCGCATCGTTCTCCTGGTACACCTACTCCCCCACCCGGATTCGGCACCCCTACGCCCGTGGCGTGCTGGTGGACATGTTCCGGGAGGCCAAAAAGCGTCTGGGCGACCCGGTGCTGGCTTGGCGGGACATTGTGGAGGACCCGAAGAAACGCAACGCCTACGTGTCGCAGCGCGGCAAGGGCGGGCTGATTCGGATCCCCTATGATGAGGCCATCGAAATGGCGGCGGCGGCACACGTGTACACGCTGCGCCAATACGGTCCGGACCGCATCGCCGGGTTCACCGTGATTCCCGCCATGTCGCAGGTTTCCTACGGTGCGGGCACAAGGTTCCTACAGCTCATCGGGGGCGTGGCCCTATCCTTCTATGACTGGTACGCGGACCTGCCGCCGGCATCGCCACAAACATTCGGCGACCAAACTGACGTGCCGGAATCCGGTGACTGGTTTAACTCCTCATACCTGATTATGTGGGGTTCGAACATTCCGGTGACCCGTACCCCGGACGCCCACTTCATGGCGGAGTCTCGCTACAGTGGCACGAAGGTTGTGGTGGTGTCCCCGGACTTTGCGGACAACACCAAGTTTGCCGACGAGTGGTGCCGCCTGGCTCCCGGCACTGATGGGGCGTTGGCCATGGCCATGGGGCATGTGATCTTATCGAAATTCCATGTGGGCGAGAAGGAACCGTTCTTCCTGGACTATATGCGGCGGTTCACGGACGCCCCGTTCCTCATCACTTTGGATGATCGGGGCGATGGCACCTACACCCCAGGCAAGTTCCTCACCGCGTCGAATGTCTCCGACCCGGCGCTGAAGAACAGTCCCAATGCCACCCACCGGCTGCTGATGATGCAGAAGGACGGCACGATTGTGGACCCGGGCGGCACCCTGGCTGACCGCTACGGTGAAGAGGGTGTGGGCAAGTGGAACCTGAACCTGGATAATGTGGATCCGATCATGTCGGTGGCTGAAGCCGGGGCGGAGGAATCCGTGGAATTGCTCTTGCCGCGGTTCGACCTGGCGGACTATAAGGGTAATAAGGAAGGCTCCGTGGGGGCGGGGATCGTGCACCGTGGCGTGCCGATCATGCACTACGATGGGCACCTGGTCACCACGGTGTTCGACGTGATGCTGGCGCACTATGGGGTGAACCGGGAGGAGCTCAATCTGCCAGGCTCCTGGCCGAAGGACTTCAACGATCCCGACGAGGTGGGCACGCCAGCCTGGCAGGAAGAGCTGACCGGGGTGCCGGCGGCACAGGCCATCCGTATCGCCACGGAGTTCGCTCGCAACGCCATTGATTCGAAGGGTCGTTCGCAGATCATCATGGGTGCGGGCGTGAACCACTATTTCCACGCGGACTCCACCTACCGGACGTTCCTGGCGTTGACCAGCATGTGCGGCACCCAGGGGGTGAATGGCGGCGGTTGGGCCCACTATGTAGGCCAGGAGAAGTTGCGGGCCATGAACGGGTGGGCGCAGTATGCGTTTGCCACGGACTGGTCGCGGCCGCCGCGGCAAATGATTACCACCGGGTTCTATTACCTCACCACGGACCAGTGGCGGTATGACAATACGAAGGCTGCCCGCATGGCCAGCCCGTTGGCGAATCGCGGCACCGTGGGGAATAAGTCCACGGCGGATACCCTGATTGAGGCCATGAAGCGGGGCTGGATGCCAAGCTACCCGCAGTTCGACCGTAACCCATTGGTCATTACGCAGGAAGCAAAGGACAAGGGTGTTCCGGTTGCAGAATACATTGTGGATGAGTTGACGAATGGTAATTTGCATTTTGCCTGCGAAGACCCGGATAATCCGGTCAACTATCCCCGGATTTTATTGAACTGGCGTACGAACCTATTGGGGTCGTCGGCGAAGGGTACGGAGTTTTTCCTCCGCCACATGCTCGGCATTGATTCCGATGCGACGACGGACGAGATCAAGCCGGAGGAGCGCCCGGAGTCGATCAAGTGGCGTGACGAGGCGCCCCAGGGCAAGCTGGATTTGATGCTCACCACGGATTTCCGTAACACGTCGACAACGTTGAGCTCGGACATTGTGCTGCCCGCAGCAACCTGGTACGAGAAGCACGACATGTCGTCGACGGACATGCACCCCTACCTGCACTCATTCAATGCGGCGATTAATCCGCCGTGGGAGGCCCGCACCGATTTTGAGGTATTCCGGGACCTGTCGGCGAAGCTGTCGGAGTTGGCCGTCGCGTGGCTGGGCGCCCAACAGGATGTGGTGGCCGCACCGCTGGGGCATGACTCCCCGGACGAGTTGAACATGCCGAACGGTATCGTGCCGAACCTGGATGAGACCGGGCTGATCCCGGGTAAAACCATGGCGAAGCTGGTGCCGGTGGATCGGGATTACACGAAGGTGTATGAGAAGTGGATGCACCTCGGTCCGCTGTCGGCGAAGCTGGGCACAGGGGTGCACGGCACACCGTTTAACGTCGAAAAGCAGGTGGAGGAGCTGCGGAGCATCAATGGGGAGTCCATGACGGAGTCCGCCGGGATGCGGCCAAACCTGGATACGGCAACGAAGGCGATCGACATGATTTTGCGCATGTCGGGCGTGTCCAACGGTGAGGTTGCGGTCAATGGGTTCACCAACCAGGCGAAACGCACCGGCAACGAGAAGCTGCTAGAGCTTGTCGACGACGTTGCGGGCGTTCGCATCAACTGGGACATGATTAAGGAGCGTCCCGCCGAAGTCATCACCTCACCCGAGTGGACTGGTGTGAAGAAGGGCGGGCGGCGCTATACCGCATTCTCGCTCAATGTTGAATACAACCGGCCGTTTAACACGCTGTCCGGCCGCATGCACTACTACCTGGATCACGACTGGTTCATGGACTATGGCGAGTCGTTGCCCATGTTCCGGCCGCCGTTCGACCATTTCCATATCAATGGGGAACACGCCCCGGGGTTGACCCTGCAAGGCGAAAACGGCAACCCAGAGGTAACCGTACGGTATTTGACCACGCATAATAAGTGGTCAATCCACTCACAGTACTACGACAACCTGCATGTGCTTTCCATTTCCCGCGGCGGCCAGGTGATCTGGATGTCCGACAAGGATGCCGAAAAGATCGGGGTCAAGGACAACGAATGGATCGAAGCATATAACCGCAATGGTGTGGTGTCGGCGCGGGCCATTGTGTCCCACCGTATCCCCGAGGGCACGGTGTTTATGAATCACGCCCAAGAGCGCACCGCCGGCACCCCCATCAACGAGTTCACCGGGCGGCGCGGCGGCACCCATAACTCCCTCACCCGCATCATGATTAAGCCCATCCACGTTGCCGGTGGTTATGGGCATCTCACCTATGGTTTCAACTACATCGGCCCAACCGGTAACAACCGGGACGAGGTCACCCGCATTCGGCGGCGTTCCCAGGAGGTTCGTTACTCATGAAAGTCATGGCTCAAATCGCAATGATTATGAACCTGGACAAGTGCATCGGCTGTCACACCTGCTCGGTGACCTGTAAGCAGGCGTGGACCAACCGTGAAGGCACGGAATACATTTGGTTCAATAATGTGGAAACCCGCCCCGGTGTGGGCTACCCCTATGGTTGGGAAGACCAGGACAAGTGGAAGGGTGGGTGGACGCTCACCAAGTCCGGGAAGCTCATCCCCCGGTCCGGTGGCCGGTTAAAGAAGCTCGCCACCATTTTCCACAACCCGAATCTGCCCACCATCGAAGACTATTACGAGCCGTGGACCTACGAGTACGAAAAGGTGCTTTCGGCGCCGGC contains:
- a CDS encoding MFS transporter, whose amino-acid sequence is MTSLDTSGKVIQGWDPETPENWDKKIAWQTLIITTAILFLAFATWYLVSAIAPMLNRIGFHFSKGQLYWIASISGLSGGLFRLIFMFLPPIVGTRKLVSISSFLFVIPMLGWFMAVQDTSTPFWWFMVLSFIGGIGGGVFSGFMPSTGYFFPKRMAGTALGIQAGIGNFGVSFIQLVAPMIMGVSLLGLGAFAPQKTSEGLVWVHSVAAVLIPWAIVLGIVGWIMLKDVPIKANFRQQIDIFGNKNTWILTIIYLMTFGAFSGFAAQLALLINNTFGVDSPFKDEYINLPRGAAYAFLGPLISALVRAAWGPLCDKFGGAIWTFISGVGMTVFTAIAALFLKPSDPNEFNWFLAAMLIMFFFTGIGNAGTFKQMPMILPRRQAGGVIGWTSAIAAFGPFIVGVLLSAMAPTTFFWGCVVFFAFATALTWIYYARPGAPFPG
- a CDS encoding nitrate reductase subunit alpha gives rise to the protein MTDSPRTDNVNPLFKLGSFVRRGTTGKEGQQIFLQGGRQADVFYRDRWAFDKVVRSTHGVNCTGSCSWKVYVKDGVITWESQAVDYPTTGPDMPDYEPRGCPRGASFSWYTYSPTRIRHPYARGVLVDMFREAKKRLGDPVLAWRDIVEDPKKRNAYVSQRGKGGLIRIPYDEAIEMAAAAHVYTLRQYGPDRIAGFTVIPAMSQVSYGAGTRFLQLIGGVALSFYDWYADLPPASPQTFGDQTDVPESGDWFNSSYLIMWGSNIPVTRTPDAHFMAESRYSGTKVVVVSPDFADNTKFADEWCRLAPGTDGALAMAMGHVILSKFHVGEKEPFFLDYMRRFTDAPFLITLDDRGDGTYTPGKFLTASNVSDPALKNSPNATHRLLMMQKDGTIVDPGGTLADRYGEEGVGKWNLNLDNVDPIMSVAEAGAEESVELLLPRFDLADYKGNKEGSVGAGIVHRGVPIMHYDGHLVTTVFDVMLAHYGVNREELNLPGSWPKDFNDPDEVGTPAWQEELTGVPAAQAIRIATEFARNAIDSKGRSQIIMGAGVNHYFHADSTYRTFLALTSMCGTQGVNGGGWAHYVGQEKLRAMNGWAQYAFATDWSRPPRQMITTGFYYLTTDQWRYDNTKAARMASPLANRGTVGNKSTADTLIEAMKRGWMPSYPQFDRNPLVITQEAKDKGVPVAEYIVDELTNGNLHFACEDPDNPVNYPRILLNWRTNLLGSSAKGTEFFLRHMLGIDSDATTDEIKPEERPESIKWRDEAPQGKLDLMLTTDFRNTSTTLSSDIVLPAATWYEKHDMSSTDMHPYLHSFNAAINPPWEARTDFEVFRDLSAKLSELAVAWLGAQQDVVAAPLGHDSPDELNMPNGIVPNLDETGLIPGKTMAKLVPVDRDYTKVYEKWMHLGPLSAKLGTGVHGTPFNVEKQVEELRSINGESMTESAGMRPNLDTATKAIDMILRMSGVSNGEVAVNGFTNQAKRTGNEKLLELVDDVAGVRINWDMIKERPAEVITSPEWTGVKKGGRRYTAFSLNVEYNRPFNTLSGRMHYYLDHDWFMDYGESLPMFRPPFDHFHINGEHAPGLTLQGENGNPEVTVRYLTTHNKWSIHSQYYDNLHVLSISRGGQVIWMSDKDAEKIGVKDNEWIEAYNRNGVVSARAIVSHRIPEGTVFMNHAQERTAGTPINEFTGRRGGTHNSLTRIMIKPIHVAGGYGHLTYGFNYIGPTGNNRDEVTRIRRRSQEVRYS